Proteins from one Sphingopyxis terrae subsp. terrae NBRC 15098 genomic window:
- a CDS encoding helix-turn-helix transcriptional regulator → MPETSNWNGRLSLGDYHALWSGSVGDAAAHRHFAAQAVFCAEPLTVVDADGARLSGRCLLIEPDTVHRLLPAPTAELWFVEPTVVFGPPVDLKDRLICSDPIHVALPGQRSFWKNWLTRGARPPLDPRITRAAASIDRLIPMGSVRLAAVAEESRLSLGRFRHLFAAEIGMPFQRFVLWRRLIIAFDELGMRRSATEAAHMAGFSDSAHFARTIKAMFGIRASDLFIES, encoded by the coding sequence ATGCCCGAAACGTCCAACTGGAACGGCCGACTTAGCCTCGGCGACTATCATGCTCTCTGGTCGGGTTCGGTTGGCGATGCCGCCGCGCACCGCCATTTTGCGGCGCAGGCAGTGTTTTGTGCCGAGCCGCTTACCGTGGTCGATGCTGATGGCGCGCGCCTGTCGGGGCGTTGCTTGCTCATCGAACCCGATACCGTGCACCGGCTGCTCCCCGCGCCCACGGCTGAATTATGGTTCGTCGAGCCGACAGTGGTCTTCGGTCCGCCGGTAGATCTGAAAGACCGGCTGATCTGCTCCGATCCGATTCATGTCGCGCTGCCGGGACAGCGGTCCTTCTGGAAAAACTGGCTCACGCGAGGCGCCCGACCCCCGCTCGATCCGCGCATCACCCGCGCCGCCGCCTCGATTGACCGCCTGATCCCCATGGGCTCTGTCCGTCTCGCGGCTGTGGCGGAGGAGAGCCGCCTTTCGCTCGGCCGCTTCCGGCATCTCTTTGCCGCCGAGATCGGCATGCCCTTCCAGCGCTTTGTGCTCTGGCGAAGGTTGATTATCGCCTTCGACGAATTGGGAATGCGCCGCAGCGCGACCGAGGCCGCACACATGGCAGGGTTCAGCGACAGCGCGCATTTCGCCCGCACGATCAAGGCGATGTTCGGTATCCGGGCAAGCGACCTTTTCATCGAATCATAG
- a CDS encoding disulfide bond formation protein B, which produces MTSFPLLAPHKWRPLGAAWAIALLSSLAVLFVGEVMGQAPCDLCWFQRSFMFPLAIILGIAAFRSDRAIVPYGLALAAGGGLVAFYHSLLYVGVIPAPIVPCTGGPSCSGESMAIGGVPLPLPSLTAFALILTLLLNFQRRLKS; this is translated from the coding sequence ATGACGAGCTTTCCGCTGCTCGCGCCGCACAAATGGCGTCCGCTCGGCGCGGCCTGGGCAATCGCCCTCCTGTCGAGCCTGGCCGTCCTCTTCGTCGGCGAGGTCATGGGCCAGGCGCCGTGCGACCTCTGCTGGTTCCAGCGTAGCTTCATGTTCCCGCTTGCGATCATTCTCGGCATCGCGGCGTTCAGGTCGGACCGCGCCATCGTTCCTTATGGGCTGGCGCTGGCTGCGGGCGGTGGTCTCGTCGCTTTCTATCATAGCCTGCTCTACGTCGGCGTCATTCCGGCCCCGATCGTCCCCTGCACCGGCGGTCCATCATGCTCGGGAGAGAGCATGGCAATCGGAGGCGTGCCGCTGCCCCTCCCGTCGCTGACCGCGTTCGCGCTCATCCTCACCCTCTTGCTCAACTTCCAAAGGAGACTGAAATCATGA
- a CDS encoding class I SAM-dependent methyltransferase, translating into MSDAHRDFVPALGKSGSLDRYDAAIALMTREKRWRSDLLRFAEPRPGERIVDIGCGTGTFAIALKQAAPESIVLAVDPDPAVLEIARAKAEVADAEIRWFEAMGDELDGIDALRQCDKIVSSLVLHQCPMAVKEAIAAQMFRLLRPGGTLFIADYGEQRSLLMRMLFRQIQLLDGFEYTEPNAKGCVPVILKAAGFEAVEEMRVIPTPTGSISIYGAKR; encoded by the coding sequence ATGTCAGACGCACACAGAGACTTCGTCCCGGCACTCGGCAAGAGCGGATCGCTCGACCGCTACGATGCCGCCATAGCCCTCATGACCAGAGAGAAAAGATGGCGAAGCGACTTGCTGCGCTTCGCCGAACCGCGGCCGGGCGAGCGGATCGTCGATATCGGGTGCGGCACGGGAACCTTTGCGATCGCCCTCAAGCAGGCGGCGCCGGAGAGCATCGTTCTGGCGGTCGATCCCGACCCCGCCGTGCTGGAAATCGCGCGCGCCAAGGCTGAGGTTGCCGATGCCGAGATTCGATGGTTCGAGGCTATGGGCGACGAGCTGGACGGCATCGACGCACTCCGGCAATGCGACAAGATCGTATCGAGCCTGGTCCTTCACCAGTGCCCGATGGCCGTTAAGGAAGCGATTGCCGCGCAGATGTTCAGGCTCCTGAGGCCGGGCGGGACCCTTTTCATAGCCGACTATGGCGAGCAGCGCTCGCTGCTGATGCGCATGCTTTTTCGACAGATCCAGCTGCTCGACGGGTTCGAATATACCGAACCCAACGCTAAGGGCTGCGTCCCGGTGATCCTTAAAGCCGCGGGTTTCGAGGCGGTCGAAGAGATGAGAGTCATCCCGACGCCGACCGGCTCGATTTCAATCTATGGGGCGAAGCGGTAG
- a CDS encoding SRPBCC family protein: MEFEREHDLPYSPEQIWAVLGDFENHRIWNPYVRIEQLAEDPIAIRYSMRMDPHKPKFLEVSAAVLSARPGEELILDVKPSFILQFEESYILTPTASGTKFVHRYRCRGPFAWLRLPGIKTSFQRMIASIDGILLSYLKSKYSKPPPPPRRPKSKFKGGRR; encoded by the coding sequence ATGGAGTTCGAGCGGGAGCATGACCTCCCCTATAGTCCGGAGCAGATATGGGCGGTCCTCGGCGATTTCGAGAACCACCGGATCTGGAATCCCTATGTCCGGATCGAGCAGCTTGCCGAGGACCCGATCGCGATCCGCTATTCGATGCGCATGGATCCGCACAAGCCCAAGTTTCTCGAAGTCTCCGCGGCGGTGCTCTCCGCGCGCCCGGGCGAGGAGCTGATACTCGACGTCAAGCCGAGCTTCATCCTCCAGTTCGAGGAGAGTTATATCCTGACGCCGACGGCGAGCGGGACGAAGTTCGTTCACCGCTATCGTTGCCGCGGGCCCTTTGCCTGGCTCCGGCTTCCCGGCATCAAGACCAGCTTCCAGCGAATGATCGCGTCGATCGACGGCATCCTGCTCAGCTACCTCAAGTCCAAATACAGCAAGCCGCCACCGCCGCCGCGACGGCCCAAGTCCAAGTTCAAAGGTGGCCGGCGATGA
- a CDS encoding cation transporter, translating into MSNDSNCGCTGDTVRAERDPAYRRALWIVVILNLGFGAIEIVGGFIANSQALKADSLDFIGDGTITLAGLVAIGWTALARTRIALAQGLFLLSLGIGVIGVALWRALTAVPPEAELMGGIGAAALLVNLTSAAVLSRFREGDANVRAVWLFSRNDAIANVAVIIAAGLVAWTGQAWPDLAVAAIIATLFLHSAYEILRSARTELRELSTVPGQ; encoded by the coding sequence ATGAGCAACGACAGCAATTGCGGCTGCACGGGCGACACCGTCAGGGCCGAACGCGATCCCGCCTATCGAAGGGCCTTGTGGATCGTCGTAATTCTCAATCTCGGCTTCGGCGCGATCGAGATCGTCGGCGGGTTCATCGCCAACAGCCAGGCGCTGAAAGCCGACTCGCTCGACTTTATCGGCGACGGCACGATCACGTTGGCCGGCCTCGTCGCGATAGGCTGGACTGCGCTCGCCCGCACGCGTATCGCCTTAGCCCAAGGCCTGTTCCTGCTGTCGCTTGGCATAGGGGTCATCGGCGTCGCGCTGTGGCGTGCCCTGACCGCGGTTCCGCCCGAAGCCGAGCTGATGGGCGGCATCGGCGCCGCCGCCCTCCTCGTCAACCTCACCTCGGCCGCGGTCCTCTCGCGGTTCCGCGAAGGCGACGCCAATGTCCGGGCGGTGTGGCTGTTCAGCCGCAACGACGCGATCGCCAATGTGGCGGTGATCATCGCCGCCGGCCTCGTCGCATGGACCGGGCAAGCCTGGCCCGACCTTGCAGTCGCCGCCATCATTGCCACGCTTTTCCTGCATTCGGCCTATGAGATTCTACGCAGCGCGCGGACCGAATTGCGCGAACTGTCGACTGTGCCCGGACAATAG
- a CDS encoding cytochrome c/FTR1 family iron permease has translation MPPARRFLSLLIALAAICGLVVPTAQARTDAGEVQTIWRLLDYVAVDYGGAVSNGAVTSTVEYAEMTEFSATVRKGIEALPVSPARARLVSEAGQLQTAIASKADPGKVAGQARGLAADLLAAYPVPLAPRNAPDPRRGAQVYLENCASCHGARGDGNGPQAKGLDPAPIDFTDAGRARKRSLFALYQVIGQGLEGTSMPSFAHLPSDDRWAVAAYAGGFAFRDVAAGRRVWNQTPAARELVPDLQAFTSLSPEVLGRGLGSEQADALTAYLRSDPQALTTASPATLAVARDKLAQSLAAYRKGNRSEAERLALSAYLDGFEPIEPILTTRDSALMAQIESAMSDYRVSIARGVPVDAVAGKAAAVETLFADAEAALSPDAASDASTFVGALTILLREGLEALLIIVAMIAFLRKAERPEVLPYVHGGWIAALAAGGATWAVATYAISISGANRELTEGFGSLFAAVVLVWVGIWMHGKSHAESWQRYIREAMGKALSRRSAWFLFGLAFLVVYREVFETILFFAALAAQGSRSAIAAGAGTAVVILAAIAWVMLRYSRVLPIGRFFAYSSSLIAILAVVLAGKGAGALQEAGLLGITPLAHFPRFPAMGIFPSLEPLLLQLLALAILWIGYRYNSRQHRRIETAPGR, from the coding sequence ATGCCCCCCGCCCGCCGCTTTCTCTCTCTGCTGATCGCGCTCGCTGCAATCTGCGGCCTCGTCGTGCCGACGGCACAGGCCCGCACTGATGCCGGCGAAGTCCAGACCATCTGGCGCCTGCTGGACTATGTTGCGGTCGACTATGGTGGAGCGGTCTCGAATGGCGCGGTGACGAGCACGGTCGAATATGCCGAGATGACCGAGTTTTCCGCCACCGTTCGCAAGGGGATCGAAGCGCTTCCGGTATCCCCGGCGCGGGCTCGCCTTGTCAGTGAAGCGGGACAACTCCAGACGGCGATCGCATCGAAGGCGGACCCCGGCAAGGTGGCTGGCCAGGCGCGCGGACTCGCGGCGGACCTCCTCGCCGCCTACCCTGTGCCCCTCGCGCCGCGCAACGCTCCAGATCCCCGGCGCGGAGCCCAAGTCTATCTGGAAAATTGCGCCAGCTGTCACGGCGCGCGCGGCGATGGCAATGGACCTCAGGCCAAGGGGCTCGACCCGGCACCTATCGATTTCACCGACGCCGGACGCGCTCGCAAGCGCAGTCTGTTCGCGCTCTATCAGGTGATAGGACAGGGGCTCGAAGGCACGTCCATGCCCAGTTTTGCCCATTTGCCCTCCGACGACCGCTGGGCGGTAGCAGCCTATGCCGGTGGATTTGCCTTTCGCGACGTCGCAGCCGGCCGGCGTGTCTGGAACCAGACCCCTGCGGCGCGCGAACTGGTCCCCGACCTGCAAGCCTTCACGAGTCTCAGCCCGGAAGTGCTTGGTCGTGGGCTGGGATCGGAGCAGGCCGACGCGCTTACCGCCTATTTGCGCTCAGATCCCCAAGCATTGACAACCGCTTCGCCCGCGACGCTTGCGGTTGCCCGTGACAAATTGGCGCAAAGCCTTGCCGCGTACCGCAAGGGAAATCGGAGCGAGGCAGAGCGTCTCGCGCTGTCCGCCTATCTCGACGGTTTCGAACCGATTGAGCCGATCCTGACGACGCGCGATTCCGCCCTTATGGCGCAAATCGAATCCGCGATGTCCGATTATCGCGTGTCCATCGCGCGAGGTGTGCCGGTCGATGCGGTCGCGGGTAAAGCCGCCGCAGTCGAAACCCTTTTCGCCGATGCCGAAGCTGCACTGTCTCCCGATGCAGCCAGCGACGCATCGACCTTTGTCGGGGCGCTTACCATCTTGCTGCGCGAGGGTCTCGAAGCGCTTCTGATCATCGTGGCGATGATCGCTTTCTTACGAAAGGCCGAACGGCCTGAGGTCCTACCCTATGTCCATGGCGGCTGGATCGCAGCCCTGGCAGCCGGCGGCGCAACCTGGGCAGTCGCGACCTATGCAATCTCGATCAGCGGAGCGAACCGCGAGTTGACAGAGGGATTTGGCTCGCTTTTCGCCGCAGTCGTTCTCGTCTGGGTCGGCATCTGGATGCACGGAAAGTCACATGCGGAGAGCTGGCAGCGCTATATTCGCGAAGCGATGGGCAAAGCGCTTTCACGTCGCTCGGCCTGGTTCCTGTTCGGGCTCGCTTTCCTCGTGGTCTATCGGGAAGTCTTTGAGACCATCCTGTTTTTCGCAGCTCTCGCCGCGCAAGGAAGCCGCAGCGCGATCGCCGCCGGAGCCGGAACCGCAGTGGTGATCCTGGCAGCAATCGCATGGGTCATGCTTCGTTACAGCCGGGTCCTGCCGATCGGAAGATTTTTCGCTTACAGCTCTTCGCTCATCGCTATCCTCGCGGTTGTCCTGGCCGGCAAGGGCGCGGGCGCGCTACAGGAAGCCGGCCTCCTCGGCATCACCCCGCTAGCTCATTTTCCCCGCTTCCCGGCGATGGGGATATTTCCTTCGCTCGAACCGTTGTTGCTCCAGCTTCTCGCGCTTGCAATCCTCTGGATCGGCTATCGTTACAACAGTCGGCAACATCGCCGCATCGAGACAGCGCCCGGTCGATGA
- a CDS encoding efflux RND transporter permease subunit → MNFKNISAWSIRNPIPPLVMFFGLTVAGIVSFLMMGVQSDPDIDFPGAIVIIAQPGAAPTELETQVTQRVEAAVRTIEGIDELNSTVTEGQSQTFVQFAIGTPIDRAVTDIRDKITQIRSNLPNGILEPQVIRLSTSGNTLAYWSASATDMTLEELSWYVDNVVAKRLIAVPGMGDAYRRGGVSREIRVILNPERMRAYGLTAAAVNTQLVQLNVNAAGGRMEVAGSEQAVRILGNASSANALGETLISVGTNRTVRLADIAEVKDLYAEQRSVSKQDGRQVLTFGFERAKGASDVTVYDAAVEELRKLEKENPKVKFTELFSDIEYTKGQYHSAINAMVEGAILAVVVVFLFLRDWRATLISALAIPLSAVPTFLFMDLMGFSLNMMTLLALSLVAGVLVDDAIVEIENIVRHMRMGKSAYQASIDAADEIGLAVLATTMTIVAVFLPVGLMPGVAGQYFKNFGLTVVAAVLMSLAVARMITPMLAAYFLSAQGPQKHGEGPLIDTYMRILRWSLDTSGAAAARARGGRWKWLGYIKDHRVWVVGIGVLALFATIFSFSLLPMTFQPSIDSDTSRVAIQLAPGATLEQTEAVADEVTDLMKRDPLVESALSRIDVGTATVYLKLRKDRELTSTEFEKDRAPRLAQVPDARINFQSQHGGGGGSSRDISITLGSDDPKKLEDVGNRLLAEMARVKEIRSPRVEGNLQRPEIVIRPRFALAAQLGVTTQALSQSIRVATLGEIDQNSAKFSLSDRQIPVRVALAETARERLDTLRNMPVPTRNGGTVPLSVVAEIGFGAGPTQINRTNQVRQLTIGADLAPGLVTGQAMDKVEALPALKALPAGVTRLVLGSAKWQAEMLRNFAIAVVSGIFLVLAVLILLYRKIIPPFVNMGSLLLAPLGGAVALLLTGYPLSLPVFIGVLMLLGIVGKNSILLVDFAIEEMASGVPRDEAIVDAGHKRAQPILMTTVAMVAGMIPTALSLTGDGAWRAPMAVTVIGGLILSTMLTLLIVPASFSLAAGFERRMVPRLRRWFTTGGAHADPSPAGVTDIGAGQSPAADR, encoded by the coding sequence ATGAACTTCAAGAATATCTCGGCCTGGTCCATCCGGAACCCGATCCCGCCGCTCGTCATGTTCTTCGGTCTGACGGTGGCGGGCATCGTCTCCTTCCTCATGATGGGGGTCCAGAGCGATCCCGACATCGATTTTCCGGGCGCCATCGTCATCATCGCCCAGCCGGGCGCCGCGCCCACCGAACTCGAAACGCAGGTCACGCAGCGTGTCGAGGCGGCGGTGCGGACGATCGAGGGGATCGACGAGCTCAATTCGACGGTTACCGAAGGCCAGTCGCAGACCTTCGTCCAGTTCGCGATCGGCACGCCGATCGACCGGGCGGTGACTGACATTCGCGACAAGATCACCCAGATCCGCAGCAACCTGCCGAACGGCATCCTCGAACCGCAGGTTATCCGCCTCTCTACCTCGGGCAACACGCTTGCCTATTGGTCGGCTTCGGCCACCGATATGACGCTCGAGGAATTGAGCTGGTATGTCGACAATGTCGTCGCGAAGCGGCTGATCGCGGTCCCCGGCATGGGCGACGCCTATCGCCGGGGCGGCGTCAGCCGCGAAATCCGCGTCATCCTCAACCCCGAACGCATGCGCGCCTACGGCCTTACCGCCGCCGCGGTGAACACCCAGCTCGTCCAGCTCAATGTCAATGCGGCCGGCGGCCGGATGGAGGTCGCGGGCTCCGAGCAGGCGGTGCGTATCCTCGGGAACGCGAGCAGCGCCAACGCGCTCGGCGAGACGCTAATCTCGGTCGGGACGAACCGGACCGTGCGCCTCGCCGATATCGCCGAGGTCAAGGATCTCTACGCCGAGCAGCGCTCGGTCTCGAAGCAGGACGGGCGGCAGGTGCTGACCTTCGGCTTCGAGCGCGCCAAGGGCGCCTCGGATGTGACCGTCTATGACGCTGCGGTCGAGGAGCTGCGAAAACTCGAGAAGGAAAACCCCAAGGTCAAATTCACCGAGCTGTTCAGCGATATCGAATATACCAAAGGCCAATATCATTCGGCGATCAATGCGATGGTCGAGGGCGCGATCCTCGCGGTCGTCGTCGTCTTCCTTTTCTTGCGCGACTGGCGGGCGACGTTGATCTCGGCGCTCGCCATCCCGCTGTCGGCGGTCCCGACCTTCCTGTTCATGGACCTCATGGGCTTCTCGCTCAACATGATGACCTTGCTCGCGCTCAGCCTCGTTGCCGGCGTGCTGGTCGACGATGCGATCGTCGAGATCGAGAATATCGTGCGCCACATGCGGATGGGCAAATCGGCCTATCAGGCCTCGATCGATGCGGCCGACGAGATCGGCCTCGCGGTGCTCGCGACAACCATGACGATCGTCGCGGTGTTCCTGCCGGTCGGGCTGATGCCGGGCGTCGCCGGGCAATATTTCAAGAATTTCGGACTGACGGTCGTGGCCGCGGTGCTGATGAGCCTCGCGGTCGCGCGCATGATCACACCCATGCTCGCCGCCTATTTTCTCTCTGCGCAGGGTCCGCAAAAGCATGGCGAGGGCCCGCTGATCGACACCTATATGCGCATCTTGCGCTGGAGCCTCGACACCAGCGGGGCCGCTGCCGCGCGTGCGCGCGGCGGGCGCTGGAAATGGCTCGGTTACATCAAGGACCATCGCGTCTGGGTGGTCGGCATCGGTGTGCTGGCGCTCTTTGCGACCATTTTCAGCTTCTCGCTGCTCCCGATGACCTTCCAGCCGTCGATCGATTCCGACACGAGCCGCGTGGCCATCCAGCTCGCCCCGGGCGCAACGCTCGAACAGACCGAGGCAGTGGCCGACGAGGTGACCGATCTCATGAAGCGCGACCCGCTCGTCGAATCCGCCCTGTCGCGGATCGATGTCGGCACGGCGACGGTCTATCTGAAATTGCGCAAGGACCGCGAGCTGACCTCGACCGAGTTCGAAAAGGACCGCGCGCCGCGGCTAGCGCAGGTTCCCGATGCCCGAATCAACTTCCAGTCGCAGCATGGCGGCGGCGGCGGCAGCAGCCGCGACATCTCGATCACGCTCGGCAGCGACGACCCGAAGAAGCTCGAAGATGTCGGCAACCGGCTGCTTGCCGAGATGGCCCGCGTGAAGGAAATCCGGTCGCCGCGTGTCGAGGGCAATCTTCAGCGCCCCGAGATCGTCATTCGCCCGCGCTTCGCGCTCGCGGCGCAGCTCGGCGTGACGACGCAGGCGCTCAGCCAGTCGATCCGCGTCGCGACATTGGGCGAGATCGACCAGAATAGCGCGAAATTCTCGCTGTCCGACCGGCAAATCCCCGTTCGCGTCGCGCTTGCGGAAACCGCGCGCGAGCGGCTCGATACGCTGCGCAATATGCCTGTTCCGACCCGGAACGGGGGAACGGTGCCGCTCTCGGTTGTGGCCGAGATCGGCTTCGGCGCCGGCCCGACCCAGATCAATCGGACCAACCAGGTGCGCCAGCTCACCATCGGGGCCGACCTGGCTCCGGGTCTCGTGACCGGTCAGGCGATGGACAAGGTCGAGGCGCTGCCGGCGCTCAAGGCGCTGCCCGCCGGGGTCACGCGGCTGGTACTCGGGAGCGCCAAGTGGCAGGCCGAGATGCTGCGCAACTTCGCGATCGCGGTCGTATCGGGGATTTTTCTCGTGCTCGCTGTGCTGATCCTACTCTATCGCAAGATCATCCCGCCCTTCGTCAACATGGGCTCGCTTCTGCTCGCCCCGCTCGGCGGGGCGGTCGCGTTGCTGCTGACGGGCTATCCGCTCTCGCTTCCCGTGTTCATCGGCGTGCTGATGCTGCTCGGTATCGTCGGCAAGAACAGCATCCTTCTCGTCGACTTCGCGATCGAGGAAATGGCGTCGGGGGTGCCGCGCGACGAGGCGATTGTCGACGCCGGACACAAGCGCGCGCAGCCGATCCTGATGACCACGGTCGCGATGGTCGCGGGCATGATCCCGACCGCGCTGTCGCTCACCGGCGACGGCGCATGGCGCGCGCCGATGGCGGTCACGGTGATCGGCGGGCTCATCCTGTCGACGATGCTGACACTGCTGATCGTGCCGGCGTCCTTCAGCCTCGCGGCGGGCTTCGAACGCCGGATGGTCCCGCGCTTGCGCCGCTGGTTCACGACGGGCGGCGCGCACGCCGACCCATCGCCTGCGGGCGTCACCGACATCGGCGCGGGGCAAAGCCCGGCGGCCGATCGATAG
- a CDS encoding MerR family transcriptional regulator — protein sequence MARDTRLPIGGLAKRTGTKVNTIRFYEDIGLLPCAARTASGRRTYGDEDVGRLAFIRNARGLGFSIDEIRSLTALALGPGQDCAEIRAVAARHLLDVDEKLERMARLRAELARIVQLCDGGPVSDCRVIEAIAAGNA from the coding sequence ATGGCGCGCGACACGCGGCTGCCGATCGGCGGCCTGGCGAAACGCACCGGCACCAAGGTAAACACGATCCGCTTCTATGAGGATATCGGATTGCTGCCTTGCGCAGCGCGCACAGCCTCTGGCCGGCGCACCTACGGGGATGAGGATGTCGGGCGCCTCGCATTCATCCGCAATGCCCGCGGCCTCGGCTTTTCGATCGATGAAATCCGGTCGTTGACGGCGCTGGCCTTGGGGCCGGGGCAGGACTGCGCCGAAATCCGCGCAGTTGCGGCGCGTCACCTGCTCGATGTCGATGAAAAGCTGGAACGGATGGCGCGGCTCCGTGCTGAACTTGCCCGTATCGTCCAGCTCTGCGATGGCGGGCCGGTGTCGGATTGCCGGGTCATCGAGGCCATCGCCGCCGGAAATGCCTAG
- a CDS encoding DsbA family protein, with amino-acid sequence MNKRIGVVATLVVSALAFTGGAMLYSGTAEGEPTKKVVAGPVDSLIRPHSPIIGPKNAPVTIVEFFDPSCEACRAFYPTVKGIVAKYPKDVRLVMRYLPLHPGSAEAIVILEAARVQGKLEPVTAALLEAQPEWHDGKMDGAWAAAEKAGLNVAKARAMPTTDAMAWMEQDIADARAVGVRGTPTFFVNGEMLVQPSPEQVEARVQAAVAAKGK; translated from the coding sequence ATGAACAAACGCATCGGAGTGGTGGCCACGCTTGTCGTTTCCGCACTCGCTTTCACCGGCGGCGCGATGCTCTACAGCGGAACCGCCGAGGGCGAACCCACGAAGAAGGTCGTGGCGGGGCCCGTCGACAGCCTCATTCGCCCGCATTCGCCGATCATCGGACCGAAAAATGCCCCGGTCACCATCGTCGAATTTTTCGACCCGTCGTGCGAGGCCTGCCGCGCCTTCTATCCCACGGTGAAGGGCATCGTTGCCAAATATCCCAAGGATGTGCGTCTCGTTATGCGCTACCTGCCGCTGCACCCCGGCTCGGCCGAGGCGATCGTGATCCTCGAAGCCGCCCGCGTCCAGGGCAAGCTCGAGCCGGTGACGGCCGCCCTGCTCGAAGCGCAGCCCGAATGGCACGACGGCAAGATGGACGGTGCCTGGGCGGCCGCCGAGAAGGCCGGCCTCAATGTCGCGAAGGCGCGCGCGATGCCGACAACCGATGCGATGGCCTGGATGGAGCAGGACATCGCCGACGCGCGTGCGGTCGGCGTCCGGGGCACGCCGACCTTCTTCGTCAATGGCGAGATGCTCGTCCAGCCGAGCCCCGAACAGGTCGAGGCCCGAGTCCAGGCCGCGGTAGCGGCAAAGGGCAAATGA